Proteins from a genomic interval of Kitasatospora herbaricolor:
- a CDS encoding Lrp/AsnC family transcriptional regulator, translating to MKLDAFDAALVRELQQDGRVSYQRLAESLGVSREAARARVHRLLESGTVRVVGIVRPWVVGIGAVAHVSLDVEGPGRPAAEVAAARPASSFVSCTAGARAVVAELRVADEAALEREFAVLRSAPGVRGIEVFRCTRLVRDAYSPATHPAAAPEPAADVPQAPAPSFPAAPAVERPPAVDEVDRTLLGLLQADGRASFAALAERVGLSQPATRARVLRLLQSGAVHVTGLVDSRAVGVREAVGVGLTVRGGAAAAAAAAARLPGINYVAAGYGRFDVVCGVDATDRPALLATLDSLRASAGVVRLESWYHLEIVKESYAYDLPV from the coding sequence ATGAAGCTGGACGCGTTCGACGCCGCGCTCGTCCGTGAACTGCAGCAGGACGGCCGGGTCAGCTACCAGCGGCTGGCGGAGTCGCTGGGCGTCTCCCGGGAGGCGGCCCGGGCCCGGGTGCACCGGCTGCTGGAGTCGGGCACCGTGCGGGTGGTCGGGATCGTCCGGCCCTGGGTGGTGGGCATCGGCGCGGTCGCCCACGTCTCGCTGGACGTCGAGGGGCCGGGCCGCCCGGCCGCCGAGGTGGCCGCGGCCCGGCCGGCCAGCAGCTTCGTGTCCTGCACGGCGGGTGCGCGGGCCGTGGTGGCCGAACTGCGGGTGGCGGACGAAGCCGCGCTGGAGCGGGAGTTCGCGGTGCTGCGGTCGGCGCCCGGGGTGCGGGGGATCGAGGTCTTCCGCTGCACCCGGCTGGTGCGGGACGCCTACTCGCCCGCCACCCATCCGGCGGCCGCCCCCGAGCCCGCCGCCGATGTTCCCCAGGCTCCCGCCCCTTCGTTCCCCGCCGCCCCGGCCGTCGAGCGGCCGCCCGCCGTGGACGAGGTGGACCGCACCCTGCTGGGCCTGCTGCAGGCCGACGGCCGGGCCTCGTTCGCGGCGCTCGCGGAGCGGGTCGGGCTCTCCCAGCCCGCCACCAGGGCCAGGGTGCTGCGGCTGCTGCAGTCCGGTGCCGTCCATGTGACCGGACTGGTCGACTCCCGGGCCGTGGGCGTCCGGGAGGCGGTCGGGGTGGGCCTGACCGTGCGGGGCGGCGCCGCGGCGGCCGCCGCCGCGGCCGCCCGGCTGCCCGGGATCAACTACGTGGCGGCGGGCTACGGCCGCTTCGACGTGGTCTGCGGAGTGGACGCGACCGACCGTCCGGCGCTGCTCGCCACGCTGGACTCGCTGCGCGCCTCGGCGGGCGTGGTCCGGCTGGAGTCCTGGTACCACCTGGAGATCGTCAAGGAGTCCTACGCCTACGATCTGCCGGTCTGA
- a CDS encoding glutamate synthase subunit beta: MPDPKGFLTTGRQTRRRRPVSERAQDWGEVYEGHPLLPVVSLQAGRCMDCGLPFCHNACPLGNLIPEWNDLVFHQDWEAAAERLHATNNFPEFTGRLCPAPCESSCVLAINADPVTIKEVEVAIADRAWSRGEVRPEPVPRASGRSVAVVGSGPAGLAGAQQLTRAGHAVTVYERADRVGGLLRYGIPDFRMAKRYLDRRIAQMRAEGTRFVTGTAVGAAVDAAELRARHDALLLAVGATAWRELALPGRRLEGIHQAMEYLPIANRVCVGDLDAPTVSAEGKDVVIVGGGDTAADCLGTALRQHARRVTQLDIHPQPPDTRAADQPWPIHPKVHRLTASHEEAGHLYGEQYGFRAERPRTDGAGAGCAGGERDGDRAPGPATAVPGAAGGAGGPAGPDIRTYAARTVRFDGDADGRVRGVTFLASPGPSDGPQGAMVEQAVQAQLVLLALGFTGPEQDSPLIGQLGLDLAPQGTFARDADFATGRDGVFVAGDAGRGQSLIVWAIAEGRSAAAAVDRYLAGSTALPAPIRATHRPLVL, from the coding sequence ATGCCCGACCCGAAGGGCTTTCTCACCACCGGGCGCCAGACCCGCAGGCGACGCCCGGTCTCCGAGCGGGCCCAGGACTGGGGTGAGGTCTACGAGGGGCACCCGCTGCTGCCCGTCGTCTCCCTGCAGGCCGGACGCTGCATGGACTGCGGGCTCCCGTTCTGCCACAACGCCTGCCCGCTCGGGAACCTGATACCCGAATGGAACGACCTGGTCTTCCACCAGGACTGGGAGGCTGCCGCCGAACGGCTGCACGCCACCAACAACTTCCCCGAGTTCACCGGCCGGCTCTGCCCCGCGCCCTGCGAGAGCTCCTGCGTGCTGGCCATCAACGCCGACCCGGTCACCATCAAGGAGGTGGAGGTCGCGATCGCCGACCGGGCCTGGTCCCGGGGGGAGGTCCGACCGGAGCCCGTGCCGAGGGCGAGCGGTCGCAGCGTCGCGGTGGTCGGCTCGGGCCCGGCCGGCCTTGCCGGTGCCCAGCAACTCACCCGGGCCGGGCACGCGGTGACCGTCTACGAGCGGGCCGACCGGGTCGGAGGCCTGCTCCGCTACGGGATCCCCGACTTCCGGATGGCCAAGCGCTACCTCGACCGCCGGATCGCCCAGATGCGGGCCGAGGGCACCCGCTTCGTCACCGGCACGGCCGTGGGCGCCGCCGTCGACGCCGCCGAACTGCGGGCCCGGCACGACGCCCTGCTGCTCGCCGTCGGTGCCACCGCCTGGCGCGAACTGGCCCTGCCTGGGCGCCGGCTGGAGGGCATCCACCAGGCGATGGAGTACCTGCCGATCGCCAACCGGGTCTGCGTGGGGGACCTGGACGCCCCGACCGTCAGTGCCGAGGGCAAGGACGTGGTCATCGTCGGGGGCGGCGACACCGCGGCCGACTGCCTGGGCACGGCGCTGCGCCAGCACGCCCGGCGGGTGACCCAGCTGGACATCCACCCGCAGCCGCCGGACACCCGTGCCGCGGACCAGCCCTGGCCGATCCATCCGAAGGTCCACCGGCTGACCGCCTCGCACGAGGAGGCCGGCCACCTCTACGGCGAGCAGTACGGCTTCCGTGCGGAGCGGCCGCGCACGGACGGCGCCGGCGCCGGGTGCGCGGGCGGCGAGCGGGACGGGGATCGAGCTCCCGGTCCGGCCACGGCCGTGCCCGGCGCGGCGGGCGGCGCCGGCGGGCCGGCGGGCCCGGACATCCGGACGTACGCGGCCCGCACGGTCCGATTCGACGGTGATGCGGACGGCCGGGTCCGCGGGGTCACCTTCCTGGCCTCCCCCGGGCCGTCCGACGGCCCGCAGGGGGCGATGGTCGAACAGGCCGTCCAGGCCCAACTGGTGCTGCTGGCACTGGGGTTCACCGGCCCCGAGCAGGACAGTCCGCTGATCGGCCAGCTCGGCCTGGACCTCGCCCCCCAGGGCACCTTCGCCCGTGACGCGGACTTCGCCACCGGCCGGGACGGCGTCTTCGTCGCCGGCGACGCGGGCCGCGGCCAGTCGCTGATCGTCTGGGCGATCGCCGAGGGCCGCTCGGCCGCCGCGGCCGTCGACCGCTACCTCGCCGGCTCCACCGCGCTGCCCGCCCCGATCCGCGCCACCCACCGGCCGCTCGTCCTCTGA
- a CDS encoding amidohydrolase, with protein sequence MNRPADLVLHNAHIHTVDDARPRAEAIAVRDGRIAWVGDGDGWRELAGPGTEVVDARGRLVLPGFVDSHNHVRLGSDADCVQLAGAASLAEIGARIAERLRSHPDAEWIEGEAFDYSAIPGGRMPTAADLDPYTGGRPAFVLSYDVHTAWLNSAALRRLGITRDTTELPYGTVRKDPATGEPTGFLTDFAVKGLSRAGHRALRAAGVPWAAPDRQYGRLLSSLDMAARYGITTVVEPQNSLDDLALFERAAAEGRLRSRLVAALFHPRGTTAAELAEFAELSRRYTSDRLRVGPLKLYIDDVVEPHTAALLEPYAGHHSHRGETFYPPEEFAEVLAGLDAAGFQAFVHATGDRGIRTVLDAVEHARRVNGPRDARHQVVHVECLDPADVPRFAELGVVACMQPRHCSPDIAGPGRDWARAVGEQRWTKAWPMRSLQRAGAVLALSSDWNVAEMDPLVGLYTAVTRRGLAGGDAWMPQETLDLATAVRGYTLGSAYANFLDDELGSLAPGKLADLVLLSDDLFALDPKAILDARVELSVVGGEVVHRADRSPAG encoded by the coding sequence GTGAACCGCCCCGCCGACCTCGTCCTGCACAACGCCCACATCCACACCGTGGACGACGCCCGGCCGCGCGCCGAGGCGATCGCCGTCCGGGACGGCCGGATCGCCTGGGTGGGCGACGGCGACGGCTGGCGCGAGCTGGCCGGCCCCGGCACCGAGGTGGTGGACGCCCGCGGCCGGCTGGTGCTGCCCGGCTTCGTGGACAGCCACAACCACGTCCGGCTCGGGTCCGACGCCGACTGCGTCCAGCTCGCCGGCGCCGCGAGCCTCGCCGAGATCGGCGCCCGGATCGCCGAGCGGCTGCGCAGCCACCCCGACGCCGAGTGGATCGAGGGCGAGGCCTTCGACTACTCGGCGATCCCCGGCGGCCGGATGCCGACCGCCGCCGACCTGGACCCGTACACCGGCGGCCGGCCCGCCTTCGTGCTCAGCTACGACGTGCACACCGCCTGGCTGAACAGCGCCGCCCTGCGGCGGCTGGGCATCACCCGGGACACCACCGAACTGCCCTACGGCACCGTCCGCAAGGACCCGGCCACCGGCGAGCCCACCGGGTTCCTGACCGACTTCGCGGTGAAGGGCCTCTCCCGCGCGGGCCACCGGGCGCTGCGCGCCGCGGGTGTGCCCTGGGCCGCCCCGGACCGCCAGTACGGGCGGCTGCTCAGCAGCCTGGACATGGCCGCCCGGTACGGGATCACCACCGTGGTGGAGCCGCAGAACTCGCTGGACGACCTGGCCCTGTTCGAACGCGCGGCGGCCGAGGGCAGGCTCCGCTCGCGCCTGGTCGCCGCGCTCTTCCACCCGCGGGGGACCACCGCCGCCGAACTCGCGGAGTTCGCCGAGTTGAGCCGCCGGTACACCTCCGACCGGCTGCGGGTCGGCCCGCTGAAGCTCTACATCGACGACGTGGTGGAGCCGCACACCGCCGCCCTGCTGGAGCCCTACGCCGGGCACCACAGCCACCGCGGCGAGACCTTCTACCCGCCGGAGGAGTTCGCCGAGGTGCTGGCCGGCCTGGACGCGGCCGGCTTCCAGGCCTTCGTGCACGCCACCGGGGACCGCGGCATCCGCACCGTCCTGGACGCCGTGGAGCACGCCCGCCGGGTCAACGGCCCGCGCGACGCCCGGCACCAGGTGGTGCACGTGGAGTGCCTGGACCCGGCGGACGTCCCGCGCTTCGCCGAACTCGGCGTGGTGGCCTGCATGCAGCCCCGGCACTGCTCGCCCGACATCGCCGGCCCCGGCCGGGACTGGGCCCGGGCCGTCGGCGAGCAGCGCTGGACCAAGGCCTGGCCGATGCGCAGCCTCCAGCGGGCGGGCGCCGTGCTGGCCCTCTCCAGCGACTGGAACGTGGCCGAGATGGACCCGCTGGTCGGCCTGTACACCGCCGTCACCCGACGCGGCCTGGCCGGCGGCGACGCCTGGATGCCGCAGGAGACGCTGGACCTCGCCACCGCCGTCCGCGGCTACACGCTGGGCAGCGCGTACGCCAACTTCCTGGACGACGAGCTCGGTTCGCTCGCCCCCGGCAAGCTGGCCGACCTGGTGCTGCTCTCCGACGACCTGTTCGCGCTGGATCCGAAGGCGATCCTGGACGCCCGGGTGGAGCTGTCCGTGGTGGGTGGCGAGGTCGTCCACCGGGCGGACCGAAGCCCGGCTGGCTGA
- a CDS encoding NAD-dependent epimerase/dehydratase family protein, whose amino-acid sequence MSSTTRRPHVVLGSGPAGSALAAELAGRGHRVRLVNRSGSGPAVTAATRPRPDGAGPAAVERYAADATRPEEVRRAVEGAAVVHHCVNVDYHLQAEVLPRVQQAVLGAVADTGARLVVLDTLYPYGETGGEVMTESTPWRATSRKGRMRARLDEAYLDAHRSGRARVTLGRSADFLGPAVINSSLGGAVFPAALTGGEVLGLGDIDLPHSYTYIGDVAAGLATLADHPGADGRIWHLPTAPAVTTRQIHRMIAERVGRPLQTFVLDEPRPFGPFDETFMAEYAEMFYQHTEPQILDSSAFEREFGVRPTPLTAALDATLAWYRGALATQAG is encoded by the coding sequence ATGTCCTCCACCACGCGCCGGCCGCACGTCGTCCTCGGTTCCGGTCCGGCCGGCAGCGCCCTCGCGGCCGAACTGGCCGGCCGGGGCCACCGCGTCCGGCTGGTGAACCGCTCGGGCAGTGGGCCCGCCGTCACGGCGGCCACCCGGCCCCGCCCGGACGGAGCCGGCCCCGCCGCGGTCGAGCGGTACGCCGCCGACGCGACCCGGCCCGAGGAGGTCCGGCGGGCCGTCGAGGGCGCCGCCGTCGTCCACCACTGCGTCAACGTCGACTACCACCTGCAGGCCGAGGTGCTGCCGCGGGTCCAGCAGGCCGTGCTCGGCGCGGTCGCGGACACCGGCGCGCGACTGGTCGTGCTGGACACGCTCTACCCGTACGGCGAGACCGGCGGCGAGGTGATGACCGAGTCCACCCCCTGGCGGGCGACCAGCCGCAAGGGGCGGATGCGGGCCCGGCTCGACGAGGCCTACCTCGACGCCCACCGCTCGGGCCGGGCCCGGGTGACGCTCGGGCGGTCGGCCGACTTCCTCGGCCCCGCGGTGATCAACTCCAGCCTGGGCGGGGCGGTCTTCCCCGCCGCGCTGACCGGCGGGGAGGTGCTCGGTCTGGGCGACATCGACCTGCCGCACAGCTACACGTACATCGGCGACGTCGCCGCCGGGCTGGCCACCCTGGCCGACCACCCCGGGGCGGACGGCCGGATCTGGCACCTGCCGACCGCGCCGGCCGTCACCACCCGGCAGATCCACCGCATGATCGCGGAGCGGGTCGGGCGCCCGCTGCAGACCTTCGTGCTGGACGAGCCCCGGCCGTTCGGCCCCTTCGACGAGACCTTCATGGCCGAGTACGCCGAGATGTTCTACCAGCACACCGAGCCGCAGATCCTGGACTCCTCGGCCTTCGAGCGGGAGTTCGGCGTCCGGCCCACGCCCCTCACGGCGGCGCTCGACGCCACCCTCGCCTGGTACCGCGGCGCACTGGCCACCCAGGCGGGCTGA
- a CDS encoding SDR family NAD(P)-dependent oxidoreductase, giving the protein MSTRFADRTVLVTGAGSGLGRAIALAFAAEGARVAVAGRSADPLAGTVALIEKEGGTAAAFTADVSRSAEVRALVRQTVELFGGLEVAVNNAGVFRGGQPIADLPETDWQTLLDINVTGVLLSMQAEISHMRAHGGGSIVNISSNVGAHQRRPGLGGYLASKAAVSALTRGAALDHVRDGIRINAVSPGASDTTMSLLPGETPAGRAARMRDESPLGRVAATGEVAAAVLYLASADAASVVGADLVIDGGASA; this is encoded by the coding sequence ATGAGCACTCGATTCGCCGACCGCACCGTCCTGGTCACCGGCGCCGGTTCCGGACTCGGCCGGGCCATCGCCCTGGCCTTCGCCGCCGAGGGCGCCCGGGTGGCGGTCGCCGGCCGGAGCGCCGACCCGCTGGCCGGGACCGTCGCCCTGATCGAGAAGGAGGGCGGCACGGCGGCGGCTTTCACCGCCGACGTCAGCCGCTCCGCCGAGGTCCGGGCCCTGGTCCGGCAGACCGTGGAGCTGTTCGGCGGCCTGGAGGTGGCCGTCAACAACGCCGGAGTCTTCCGCGGCGGGCAGCCGATCGCCGACCTGCCCGAGACGGACTGGCAGACGCTGCTCGACATCAACGTGACCGGCGTCCTGCTGTCGATGCAGGCCGAGATCTCCCACATGCGGGCCCACGGCGGCGGGTCGATCGTCAACATCTCGTCCAACGTCGGTGCGCACCAGCGGCGACCGGGCCTGGGCGGCTACCTCGCCTCCAAGGCGGCCGTCAGCGCCCTCACCCGCGGCGCTGCCCTGGACCACGTCCGGGACGGCATCCGGATCAACGCGGTCAGCCCCGGCGCCTCCGACACCACGATGTCGCTGCTGCCCGGCGAGACGCCGGCCGGCCGGGCCGCCCGGATGCGGGACGAGTCGCCGCTCGGCCGGGTCGCCGCCACCGGCGAGGTCGCCGCCGCCGTGCTGTACCTGGCCTCGGCGGACGCCGCCTCGGTGGTCGGTGCCGACCTGGTGATCGACGGCGGCGCCTCGGCCTGA
- a CDS encoding TetR/AcrR family transcriptional regulator, producing MARTKEFDPDAALQAALELFWRRGYEATSMSDLVEHLGIGRASLYATFGSKHELYLKALDRYAELSDPKLLDELSQPGPVLPAVRALVRRFAAEAASDQRTAGCFVTNTAAELAAHDRDAARRVEASWDHLETLLHSALVRAAARGELPPGREPRALARMLVVLLQGIRVVGKAASDPLRVHDAAEQALTLLD from the coding sequence GTGGCCAGAACCAAGGAATTCGATCCGGACGCGGCACTGCAGGCAGCCCTGGAGCTGTTCTGGCGGCGCGGCTACGAGGCGACCTCGATGAGCGACCTGGTGGAGCACCTCGGGATCGGCCGCGCCAGCCTCTACGCCACCTTCGGCAGCAAGCACGAGCTGTACCTGAAGGCGCTCGACCGGTACGCGGAGCTCAGCGACCCCAAGCTGCTCGACGAGCTCTCCCAGCCCGGCCCGGTCCTGCCGGCCGTCCGGGCACTGGTCCGCCGGTTCGCCGCCGAGGCCGCCTCGGACCAGCGGACCGCCGGCTGCTTCGTCACCAACACGGCGGCCGAACTGGCCGCCCACGACCGGGACGCGGCCCGGCGGGTCGAGGCCAGCTGGGACCACCTGGAGACCCTGCTGCACTCGGCACTGGTCCGGGCGGCGGCCCGGGGGGAGCTGCCGCCCGGGCGCGAGCCCCGGGCGCTGGCCCGGATGCTGGTCGTCCTGCTGCAGGGGATCCGGGTGGTCGGCAAGGCCGCCTCGGACCCGCTCCGGGTGCACGACGCGGCCGAGCAGGCGCTGACCCTGCTGGACTGA
- a CDS encoding APC family permease, translating to MNESPKPDLTALPRSLGVFGGVLLTLSCVTPASSLFIVVPPLLQSQGSGAVLTLLIAAALSLGVGFCYAELGTLVPSAGGEYSIVGQLLGRLAGWLVFVISVVSLLVIPPIIALGAAGYLSSVVSLDPAVAGALVMALAVAVGVLDIKSNALITGIFLGIEVLAAALVSVLGFLHVRQPVSTLLHAVVPDGQGGTSPFTTGLLISGLAVALFTYNGFGTAVYLSEDLRDPRRTVARTVLWSLLAGVVLITVPVAAICLGVDSADQLAAGDLVAVVDSWAGSTVGTFVSLCIAAAILNAVIVMVLQNGRVLYASARDRTWPDPVNRVLGSLHPRWGSPWAATLAIGVPGIVLALAVPIDALLGFTGVVVAVIYLLLGCAALTARRARHRATPAWRMPLWPVVPLVTIGALAYSLTRQSPRDLLITGAVLLVGIAYWFGYLRPRSATHWVLTLPADLAGRPAADPAAAANPAAGAAPASLPENV from the coding sequence ATGAACGAATCCCCCAAGCCGGATCTCACCGCGCTGCCGCGCTCCCTGGGCGTCTTCGGCGGCGTCCTGCTGACCCTCTCCTGCGTGACACCAGCCTCCTCGCTCTTCATCGTCGTGCCGCCGCTGCTGCAGAGCCAGGGCAGCGGCGCCGTGCTCACCCTGCTGATCGCCGCGGCGCTCTCCCTCGGCGTCGGCTTCTGCTACGCCGAACTCGGCACGCTCGTCCCCAGCGCCGGCGGCGAGTACTCGATCGTCGGGCAGCTGCTCGGACGGCTCGCCGGCTGGCTGGTCTTCGTGATCTCGGTGGTGTCGCTGCTGGTGATCCCGCCGATCATCGCCCTCGGCGCGGCCGGCTACCTCTCCTCCGTCGTCTCCCTGGACCCGGCCGTGGCCGGCGCGCTGGTGATGGCCCTGGCCGTCGCCGTCGGCGTGCTCGACATCAAGTCCAACGCCCTGATCACCGGCATCTTCCTCGGCATCGAGGTGCTCGCCGCGGCCCTGGTCAGCGTGCTCGGCTTCCTGCACGTCCGCCAGCCGGTCTCCACCCTGCTGCACGCCGTGGTGCCCGACGGCCAGGGCGGCACCAGCCCTTTCACCACCGGCCTGCTGATCTCCGGCCTCGCCGTCGCGCTGTTCACCTACAACGGGTTCGGCACGGCCGTGTACCTCTCCGAGGACCTCCGCGACCCGCGCCGCACCGTCGCCCGCACCGTGCTGTGGTCGCTGCTGGCCGGCGTGGTGCTGATCACCGTCCCGGTGGCGGCGATCTGCCTGGGCGTCGACTCGGCCGACCAGCTCGCCGCCGGCGACCTCGTCGCGGTGGTGGACTCCTGGGCAGGCAGCACCGTCGGCACCTTCGTCTCCCTCTGCATCGCCGCGGCCATCCTCAACGCCGTCATCGTGATGGTGCTGCAGAACGGCCGGGTGCTCTACGCCTCCGCCCGCGACCGCACCTGGCCCGACCCGGTCAACCGGGTGCTCGGCAGCCTGCACCCGCGCTGGGGCTCGCCCTGGGCCGCCACCCTCGCCATCGGGGTGCCCGGCATCGTGCTCGCGCTCGCCGTCCCGATCGACGCCCTGCTCGGCTTCACCGGCGTCGTGGTCGCGGTGATCTACCTGCTGCTCGGCTGCGCGGCGCTCACCGCCCGGCGGGCCCGCCACCGCGCCACCCCGGCCTGGCGGATGCCGCTCTGGCCGGTCGTCCCGCTGGTCACCATCGGCGCCCTGGCGTACTCGCTCACCCGGCAGAGCCCGCGCGACCTGCTGATCACCGGCGCGGTGCTGCTGGTCGGCATCGCCTACTGGTTCGGCTACCTGCGCCCGCGCAGCGCCACCCACTGGGTGCTGACCCTGCCCGCCGACCTGGCCGGCCGCCCGGCCGCCGACCCCGCCGCCGCGGCGAACCCCGCCGCCGGTGCCGCCCCCGCGAGCCTTCCGGAGAACGTGTGA
- a CDS encoding GNAT family N-acetyltransferase, whose amino-acid sequence MREIDPPPAGEARVPTGEARLRRATAEDAPALVRLRALMLEAMDIPVGPEQAPWRADAHAWFVERLGRPEEFAAFLVEDLELGVVSCAVGSCDRHAPGPANPSGLHGHVFNVSTDPSRRGRGHARACLEALLAWFTEDTGVRVVNLNATADGAGLYRSLGFAAPRFPALQLRIGTGG is encoded by the coding sequence ATGAGGGAGATCGATCCGCCGCCCGCCGGGGAGGCCCGGGTACCTACCGGGGAGGCCCGGCTGCGGCGGGCCACCGCCGAGGACGCCCCCGCGCTGGTCCGCCTGCGCGCGCTGATGCTGGAGGCCATGGACATCCCGGTCGGGCCGGAGCAGGCACCGTGGCGGGCCGACGCCCACGCCTGGTTCGTCGAACGCCTCGGCCGGCCCGAGGAGTTCGCGGCCTTCCTGGTGGAGGACCTCGAACTGGGCGTCGTCAGCTGTGCGGTGGGCAGCTGCGACCGGCACGCCCCCGGGCCGGCCAACCCCAGCGGCCTGCACGGGCACGTCTTCAACGTCAGCACCGACCCGAGCCGGCGGGGGCGCGGCCACGCGCGGGCCTGCCTGGAAGCCCTGCTGGCCTGGTTCACCGAGGACACCGGAGTGAGGGTGGTCAACCTGAACGCCACCGCCGACGGCGCGGGGCTGTACCGCTCGCTGGGCTTCGCGGCCCCGCGCTTCCCCGCCCTCCAGCTGAGGATCGGCACCGGCGGCTGA
- a CDS encoding ester cyclase, which yields MTFVQIVECRTEQPDELNRLMDTWIEQTQGRRTATHSMVGKDRDDAQHVVEIIEFPSYEAAMRNSGLPETDRIFREMVALCQEPPTFTNLDLVRDDQFHKEAARRLLMDPSTGDMTVLDELLAPDYCDHDPTTDGDTVGPAAVKRMIEGYRTAFDFTFDIQSQIADGDQVASRWMWRGTHVGEYMGMAPTNKTIECAGMTIFRFEDGMVKEGWWSWDAVAMMRQMGMMPS from the coding sequence ATGACCTTTGTACAGATCGTCGAGTGCCGTACGGAGCAGCCGGACGAACTGAACCGGCTGATGGACACCTGGATCGAGCAGACCCAGGGCAGGCGCACCGCCACCCACAGCATGGTGGGGAAGGACCGGGACGACGCCCAGCACGTCGTGGAGATCATCGAATTCCCCTCGTACGAGGCGGCGATGCGCAACTCCGGTCTGCCGGAGACGGACCGGATCTTCCGCGAGATGGTGGCGCTCTGCCAGGAGCCGCCCACCTTCACCAACCTCGACCTGGTCCGCGACGATCAGTTCCACAAGGAGGCGGCCCGCCGTCTGCTGATGGACCCGTCGACGGGTGACATGACCGTCCTCGACGAACTCCTCGCGCCGGACTACTGCGACCACGACCCGACGACGGACGGCGACACGGTCGGCCCGGCCGCCGTCAAGCGGATGATCGAGGGCTACCGCACGGCCTTCGACTTCACCTTCGACATCCAGAGCCAGATCGCCGACGGCGACCAGGTGGCCAGCCGCTGGATGTGGCGCGGCACGCACGTCGGCGAGTACATGGGCATGGCTCCCACCAACAAGACCATCGAGTGCGCCGGGATGACGATCTTCCGGTTCGAGGACGGCATGGTGAAGGAAGGCTGGTGGAGCTGGGACGCCGTGGCGATGATGCGTCAGATGGGCATGATGCCCTCCTGA
- a CDS encoding SRPBCC family protein yields MTSDDLVTGATTRVAMTMDLSPERVWDLIGDVTRIGEWSPECVRADWTSRAGAVPRAGDRFRARNEYPDGFVATVECVVTAADRPSVFAWVVLDDQRDVDRPGSLWRYDLRAAGEGTLVTQTFTHGPGLTGLREGAGDGPAVIAGRLAQLRRNMTVTLRAMAGAAGR; encoded by the coding sequence ATGACCTCGGACGACCTGGTCACCGGCGCCACGACCCGGGTGGCGATGACCATGGACCTGTCGCCGGAGCGGGTCTGGGACCTGATCGGCGACGTCACCCGGATCGGCGAGTGGAGCCCGGAGTGCGTCCGGGCGGACTGGACCTCGCGGGCGGGCGCGGTGCCGCGCGCGGGGGACCGGTTCCGGGCCCGGAACGAGTACCCGGACGGCTTCGTCGCGACGGTCGAGTGCGTGGTGACGGCGGCGGACCGCCCGTCCGTGTTCGCCTGGGTGGTGCTCGACGACCAGCGGGACGTGGACCGGCCCGGGTCGCTCTGGCGCTACGACCTGCGGGCAGCGGGGGAGGGGACGCTGGTCACGCAGACCTTCACGCACGGGCCGGGGCTGACCGGCCTGCGGGAGGGGGCCGGCGACGGCCCGGCGGTGATCGCCGGGCGGCTCGCCCAGCTCCGCCGGAACATGACGGTCACCCTGCGCGCGATGGCCGGGGCCGCCGGGCGCTGA
- a CDS encoding alpha-ketoglutarate-dependent dioxygenase AlkB — protein sequence MTIQLQGSLLDGTDEIGLRPLTAVRRTELGAGAWVDVLPGWLTGADELFEQLVVDVPWQAEQRQMYERVVRVPRLLAYYREGRELPHPVLAQARSALSAHYAGELGEPFVSAGLCYYRDGRDSVAWHGDRIGRGDREDTMVAIVSVGEPRALLLRPRSGGGAGVRHLLGHGDLLVMGGSCQRTWEHAVPKTSRPVGPRISVQFRPSGVN from the coding sequence ATGACCATCCAGCTGCAGGGCAGCCTTCTCGACGGGACGGACGAGATCGGGCTCCGCCCGCTGACGGCCGTCCGCCGCACCGAGCTCGGCGCCGGGGCCTGGGTCGACGTGCTGCCGGGCTGGCTGACCGGCGCCGACGAGCTGTTCGAACAGCTCGTCGTGGACGTGCCCTGGCAGGCGGAGCAACGGCAGATGTACGAGCGGGTGGTCCGCGTGCCGCGCCTGCTGGCCTACTACCGGGAGGGGCGCGAGCTGCCGCACCCGGTACTGGCGCAGGCCCGGTCGGCGCTGAGCGCGCACTACGCCGGCGAGCTCGGGGAGCCGTTCGTCAGCGCCGGGCTCTGCTACTACCGGGACGGCCGGGACAGCGTGGCCTGGCACGGGGACCGGATCGGACGCGGCGACCGGGAGGACACCATGGTCGCGATCGTGTCGGTCGGCGAGCCGCGCGCACTGCTGCTGCGACCCCGGTCGGGCGGGGGTGCCGGCGTGCGGCACCTGCTGGGGCACGGTGACCTGCTGGTCATGGGCGGGTCCTGCCAGCGCACCTGGGAGCATGCCGTCCCCAAGACGAGCCGGCCGGTGGGGCCGCGGATCAGCGTCCAGTTCCGCCCGAGCGGGGTGAACTGA